In Candidatus Manganitrophus morganii, the genomic window AGGAAATGGACCTCAAGGCGCGGGAGAAAAAGGTTCTGCAGATCTTATCGAATTTCAAGACGGGACTGCGGCCGGATAAAAAGCGGGAGCTGGCGACCTTCATTAATGAAGAGAGCCATCGGTACGGCTTCGATCCGGAATTGGTGATGGCCGTCATCTCCACGGAGAGTTCCTTCTATAATTGGTCGATGTCGCCGAAGGGGGCGGTCGGTTTGATGCAGATTATTCCGACGACCGGAAAAGCATTGGCCGAAACAAACAATATCGTTTGGCACGAGAAAGATCCCCTTTTGGACCCGTTCATCAATATCAAATTGGGGATTCATTACCTCTGGGAGCTCTACCTGAGATTCGGTGATCTTCCCGTCGCGTTGACGGCCTACAATTACGGCCCTACGGCCGTGGCGCGCTGGCTCCATTCGGGAGAGGAGATCCCTGTGAAGTATGCTGAAAAGGTCATCAAGCGTTACGAAGAATTCCTCGGCTTAAACGTGGAAGAGAGCGCGGAGCCTGAGGAGGAATCTTCATCCGATATCACCCGCCTCTAATCTGATTTTCTGAAGAAAACGTCTTTTCGATCCCTCCGGTCGTCCGGGTCCTTGCTTGCCTCCCTTCTTGCCATCCGACCGTCGATTTGTAATAATGATGGACGATGAAGATTCCGCACGTCCAGCCCGCTAAAATTCAGATCTATGAAAAGCCCGTCAGTGGTGCCGATATCCGAATTCGGCATCTTCTCCCGCCATACGAGGGGCAACCGGTTGTGGCAGGCCTTCTCGGAGCGCCGTCGGACGCCGGCGTCGTTCAGGGAGGGGGTCGCGCCGGCGCCGCCGAGGGGCCTTCGGCGATCCGGCTTCAATTAAAACGGTATGGCACCGCCTACAACTTCGAACAGGACGCCGATCTCTCAACCCTTCCTTTGGCCGATTTCGGTGATCTTGTTCCGGACGAGAAATCGGT contains:
- a CDS encoding lytic transglycosylase domain-containing protein, whose product is MRPCFFTLSLGFFLLHPFSTEFSQTASLPIHSSSVELSPAPQEMDLKAREKKVLQILSNFKTGLRPDKKRELATFINEESHRYGFDPELVMAVISTESSFYNWSMSPKGAVGLMQIIPTTGKALAETNNIVWHEKDPLLDPFINIKLGIHYLWELYLRFGDLPVALTAYNYGPTAVARWLHSGEEIPVKYAEKVIKRYEEFLGLNVEESAEPEEESSSDITRL